GCTGATGAGTCAAAACTATGGTACCTTGCTCCATTGTTCCGGTGACGGCGGCGATGCCTCTCCCGGATACGTCCGGAGAAGGGGAGCAGACGGCGAGCCCTAACTCGCCGCCTGCGTCAGGTTATGCACGATGCACTTGCGAGTCAGCTCCCGGAACTGGCCATGCCAGCTCCGGGAGCGGAGCTTCTCGCCGTCGTCTTCCTTCAACTGCGAGAAACCTGTCTCGCTCATCCAGCGTTGGTTGTAGTCCTCGTTCATCCGGGCGTTGTGGGCCTTCTGCAACGGTGTCTGCTCCCTGTGCTTGATCAACGGTCGCGTTGAGTTGGAGCGACACTCCTCGCGGAGGTCGCTCCACGAATAGTTCGCATCAGCAGACAACACACGCAGGTCTTCCGCGTTCCGGCGGAAGACCTGCATCCCGATGTGGCCGTCCCAGGCTTTCTTCGTCGTGAAATGAACGTCCTTGATCGCCAGCGAGTTCACGTCGATCAAGATCGTCGTCTTCATCGACTGGAACGAGTAATTCGCGCGGTCGCGGTAGTGGTAGCTGGTTTGATCGCGCTGGAAGCCACTCGCGTCAATCGCGGCTTCACCACTCCAGCCCGCCTGCTCCGCCGAAGCGCGGAGCAGGCGGCGCAGGTCACGCATCCGGTACTCTTGTTCCCACCGGCAGAACGAACTGTAGTGCGGTGCCTCGTCAAGTTCGAACACGGCGAGGACACCGGGCATCTCGTTAAGATAGTCTTCAGTCTCACGGAGGCTCTTCTCCAACTCGACGCGGTACAGAATCAAGGCGATCTGCACCCATTTCGCGTACCCGCCCGCGCCGTCCGGCGCGGCGGGTACTTCCGGGTCGTCAACGTGCTGTTTGGCAAGATCTCGACACATCCGTGCTAGCCGTCTGAGCGATGCCATATCGCCAGACGGCGTCCAATTACGGGTTAGCGTGACGGAATCTTCCCGTGAGAGCGTCTGAAGCTGCCGTTAGTCGACCGCAAAACAAGGCAATATGCACCCAAACCAGTGGGTGAGGTAATTGGCGTAGGTGTAGTTGGCCCAGCCACATACATCTCAGAGACAACTCTTGATCCACCTCATCAGAACATTCGATCAGTTGCGTGGTACGATTCTGCTCTCCCAATAGAATTAGCCAAGATCCCAGATTCACTGCGAACGGGACAAAATAAGATCTTTCCACAGGCAAGTCTCGAACGTTTCAGGGGCGATTCAACACTTCTTGAACAATCACCTACAGAGGTTGATTTCGAGAGCGTACGTACCAGCCCTACCGAAGAACCCACGCTAAATCTACGGAAGCATCACGCGCTCGAACCGGGAGGGGTGTATTCTGCCTCAAGAATACGCTCGGAGTTCAACAAAGGCAGAACAAAAGGAATTGAGATACTCTACGACAGGGATGATAACAGGTACATTCGGCTGTTTTCATCTCCTGACAGTGAGTATGGCGATGATCTCAAGTCAGATCCGATGCGATATGTCGGTGAGAAAAATTTTGACAACCCCAAAGGAGATCAGGTACCTAACCGAGGGAATGGAGCGCTAATCGAGTCACAAGATAGTAATTGGCCGATATACCTATTTGAAAAAGTCTCTGAGAATCCAGTTAAGCATCGGTATATTGGCCAGGTCGAAGTGGTGGATTTCGAACACAATTATAGGCCAACCAAAAGCAAGAGAGAGTTTGATTTTTATTTGCGAAGAATTGACCTCGGGGAATCATCAATCGAGCCCTCTCTCGAAGAGGAACCGACAGATGATCTCGCACCAGGGACTCTTCGGGACATACGGCCGAGGAGTCGCAATGTGCCAGAATCCGAGGAAACCATCTCTTATGAGTCCAGTAAAAAGAAACAGGCCAAGGCGACCAATACCCATGAGCAGACTGTAGAGATTCTGAGAGACCGGTTGATAGCAGAGAATTGGGACTGTCACGAGACAGATGAGACCGACATCCTCGCGATGCGTGATAACCAAGTTCTTCTGGTGGAGGTGAAGTCAGTCAATGGAAGCAACGACAGTCACCAGCTTCGGAAAGCACTCGGTCAATTACATGAAAATTGCTACCGTGAGGTTGTCCGTCGAGGCTGGAATGACCGGACGTTGTTAGCTAGTCTTGCATTTAGCCAGCCTCCAGCAGACCAGTATTCGGGCTACATCGAGTACCTCCGACGACATGGCATAGAGACGCTATGGATAGAGAATGAGGAAATCAGTGGCCTTCCTGAGTCGGTTGATCGTATCACGGGCGAAAGTCAGTAGTCCGGGACATCAATTATTCCGTCTCTCCGTGTGAATTGAAATCAATGCGACATTAACCTGCTTTTACAAAAATAGAGTGATTAGCATATTTGAAGCTGAAGTAATCCGTTTTATAACCACGCATCTAGCTCGTCGTCGTCCAAATCATCTTCATCAAAGTGGTCTGGAGGTTCTGGACTACATTTGAGTGTGATTCGCTTAATCGTATTATTGGTCCTCAAATCTACGAACTCTAGTACGTATTCCCCTTCAGCGAGCTCACTTGCTTCACCAGATAGTTTGAGCTTGACAGGGAAGCCATCCATGTTTTGGTCTGATTTCAGTGTATTGTCTTCGAAGTGAACGGTATTAGGTTTGTTTTCAAAAGGTATGACTTCAATGTCAGAATTAGTTTGAATATGTATCTCAAATCGAGCTGCCCAACTAGGTACATCGATATACGTTTCGATATGACCAATTCCCCCACTAATTCTAAAACGGTTCTTATGATGGTTCTCTACAGAATTTTTCGGTTGGGTTTGTATACATGATATTTTCATACCACTCAGTCTCCGTGGGACAATGAAAGAGAACATGAAAATTACTATCCCTAATAAGCCTGGCACAATTAATGACCAAGTTCCGATGCTCCGTGGATTGTATGACGTTGTCCACATGAGTAACGCGACCAACCCACCGATAACGCCTAGGGCGACACCAATGACCGGCCAAGGTGGCGAATAACAGAAGAGAATGAGCCTCTCAAGTAGATCCGATCCCATTGTTATTCCTCGTTGTACATCGAGTGCTCGAGTGCCGCTCTACCAATGATCTTAGAGAGTTCCGTAGAGTATACCATTCTCGTAATTGGTGGGTGTTCTGAAAGGTCCCCCTTCGATGTGCGGGCGTGAATCCGATTATTTTTCAGCTCAACAAAAACATCGACGTCAAAAAATTCAAAGATTGCCACTAGCGAAGTTGGATACCGATTCCCAATATCATTAGACTGGTCGCGGACATCGGCATTGTACGGCCCGACAGACAGCTCGATGCTTGACAATTCGCTTTCACCCTCAAATTGAACGGAACGGATTTTTTTGAGCTTGAGAGGGGTATGTCCTATAATCTGATCTGGACTCTTATACAATTCTGATAAAAATCTAGGAGAGATATCCACGTACTCGATTAAGAGGCCGTGTCTTTTGGCCTGAATGTAATTAATCGCTTGATTTACTGCAGATTTCCTACCTCTAAGAAGTAAATAGTCCTGCGAAGTAGCGAATATATCTGCCGAGACAACGTCTCGGACATGTCCTTCTCTTATTTCATCATCAACATAGACTTCTTCGGGGGTGAAAATTTCCGATTTGTATTTTCCAAACTCCAGAGAGGTCTCGGTTCCTTTATTAATTTCACGTACCTCGACAGGAACTCGGTAATCTCGTAAATCGACCCACTCAATACCTTCTCCTGGCTCGTCTGGGGTACCCTTTTCAAATCCAGGAAGTTCATCCAGGTCATCTAAGGTAGGAGGTTTGTCATCGGGTTGAGAAACGTCCAACAGAGTTTTTCTCCTCCGTATCAGCGTAGGAGTAAATACAAGATATCCCTCATATTCAAATTCTCTAGCATTCATATGATGGGATGACAACCTATCCCTACTATAATCCTGTGCCAAGTCGAGTGTAAGAGATAGATAATCGACTTATCGTACAACCCGATTACGACCAGCCGGATTCCCTCAGCTGAATCCGATATTTGACCCTGCTGACCGAAAGAACTAGACGCATTCTCTGCGAAACTCGATTATGGTTCGCGTTGACGACGCCGACGACATCACTAAGTGCTGGCTCTCCCCGGAAGAGTTGACTCGTCTCGAAAGATCGGCCGGCGAGGATGGTTGGGAGCGTGAAATTGCTGTGCAGCTGATGGGCCGCTGTGGGCTACGAGCCTCCGAGGTGAACTATCCCAGCGACGGACATCTCCGCTACTCTGAAGACGGAGACATTTGGCTGTTCGAGGTCCGCGGCAAGAACACCAGCGGTGGAGGACGCAAGATCCGTGACGCATGGATGCCTGACAGAGTCGCTGAAGACATCCACAAGTACAGCCGAGAACGTGGGTTGGACTCCTCCGAGTCATGGGTGGACGTGAGCACGCCCTCGGTACGACGCTGGGTGAAAGAAGCTGCTCACGCGGTCGCAGACAACACCGGTGAACCGCGCTGGCAGTCAGTATCCTCGCACGACCTCAGACGCTCGTGGGCAACGTATCACCTCGTCGAGCGACAAGTCGACGTTCGAACCATGATGAGTGTTGGCGGCTGGTCCGACTACTCTGCAATTGAGCCGTACCTCGCGGAGCCGACGGAGGCCCGGATTGGAGAGGCGATGAACGTCTAAAACGAACCAAGGGAGTGCTCATCGACGATATCCTCACCAATAGAGATAAGTGACTATCAGGAACAGGTCTGGTCATCCGCTCAGGCCTCCATTATGAGCTCTCACCTTCCACAAAATATCCAAGCAGGATCCGTTATCGACAATAGAAACCGTCTCTGGCGGGTAGATTCCAAAGAGGGGAACGTCGTCACGGCGACCCCACTTGACGGGAACCTTGCCGACCGACATCGGTTCTACGCCCCAGTAGAAAACATCGTTGAGGGGAGCCTCGACCCTCCGAATCCAGAGCAGATTGGTAGTCCTGAGTTCCAGCGGCTCCTCAACCGCTCGTATCGGCTCTCAATGCTACATGGGACTGCCCCTCTGGTGAGCCTCCAACGCTCTCGTGTGATCCCAACGGAGTATCAGCTCACTCCCGTTGTGATGGCATTAGACATGCCGCGCGTTCGGATGCTCCTGGCCGATGACGTCGGTCTCGGGAAGACCATCGAAGCAGGGTTGATCACGAGTGAGCTCATGGCCCGTAACCAAGCCGAGCGTATCCTGATCATCACCCCTGCCAACCTACGTGAGCAGTGGCGGGAGGCGATGAATTACTTCTTCCACATCGATGCGGACATCATCAGTCGTCGCCACCGGAAAGCGATGGAGAAGGAGATCCCACCGGGCACTAGCCCGTGGGAGCACCACTCCAAGCTCATCGTCAGCATCGACTATGCGAAGCAGAACAGCATCCGCAACGAGATCCTCAGTCAGGACTGGGACCTCGTCATCATCGACGAGGCACACCAGGCCGCGAAGCCCCACGAATCCTCCCCGAATGAAACGGTGGATATGCAGCGATGGGACTTCGCGACGGAGATCACCGAGCACGCCGAGCACTGTCTTCTCCTGACGGCAACACCGCACAACGGTTACTCTGACTCCTTCGCGAGCCTCCTCCGGATGCTCGATGTCGGGGCGGTATCGGGCCCTCGGCACGATCCGGACATTAATCGACAGATTGCACAGCAGCACGTCGTTCAGCGTCGCCGTGACGACGTCAAACAATGGTTTGCGGACGCGGAGGGTGATAGTCCCTTCCCGGAGCGCGATCAGGATGAGGTCCGGGTCACGCCCACGAACTGGGAGACAGAGACGTACGACGCTGTGCGTGAGTACGGAGACCTCCTGATGTCGACGGCGAAGTCGTCGGGAGCCAAGAGTGAGACACTTGCCCGTTGGTCTGTCATCCATTTCCTCAAGCGCGCCCTCAGCAGTCCTGAAGCACTACGTCAGTCGCTGAAGAATCGCCAAGACAAGCTCGAGGAGCGGCTCGACGAACTCGACGAGGAGGACACTATCCAAGAGACAGCTGGGATCTCCGAGTCGATGGCGCAGGCCAATGCGCTTGACAACGACCCTGGCGAGGAGTATAGTGAGGAAGAAGTCGGTGAGCGGGTCGAACGGGTAGTCGCAGGCGATCGTGGAGCTATTCGGCGTGAGCTGGACGCACTCGATGACGTACTGGAGAAGGCGGAGCGCATCACCAAGACACGCGACTCGAAGCTTCAGAAGCTTCTCGACGAGACCCTCCCGAATCGTTTCCAGTACCCACGGGTCATCCTCTTCACAAAGTACGTCGACACGCTGGAATACCTCGAATCACAGATTCAGGAGTCGACGAACGACGAGACTGACGTCTTCACACTCCACGGCTCGCTGAACGAAGCACAACGCAAGGAACGCTTCGCTGAGTTTGAGGAGTCGAGCCGGGCAGTCCTCATCGCGACTGACGTTATCAGCGAAGGGATGAACCTTCAGCACGCCTCGAACCAGATCATCCACTACGAACTGCCGTGGAACCCGAACCGTCTAGAGCAGCGGAACGGTCGCATAGACCGCTACGGGCAGAAGGAAGACGAGGTCGTCATCCGGACGATGGTCGTCGAAGATAAAATGGACGTCGCCGTCCTCGAGACTCTCGTCAGGAAGGCAAATCAGATCAGAGAGGACTACGGTTTCTCTCCACCGTACTTCGGCGACGACGAGGGGATTCTCAGTCTGTTGGAGGACGAAGGAATCGACGCCGGTGTTCCCCAAGCTACGCTTGAGGAGTTCGGGAGCAACACCACCACGGCTCGCAGCGACTCAGTGAACGCCTTCGACGACGACACCTTGGACCGCATTAGGTCCGAGTCGTTCTACGGCCATACCGAAGTCGGGCTCGATGAAGTCCAGAAGCGACAGGAAGAGACCCACCAGCGTATCGGTGGTTCCGGAACACTAGAGGAGTTCGTCAAAAGCGCACTCAATCTGTTCAACTGCGACTACGAGATAAACGTCCAGGGGTACCTCGACATCGAGATGACATCCCCCCGCCTCCGTGGCCCGGATATTATGACGGAGTACGAGAACGTCACCTTCGACCCTGGTAAGGCATCTCAGTCCTCCGACACCGAGATGCTGGACATCGCCCACCCGCTTGTCCAGCGTTTGATCGAGGCAGTCAAGGAAACTGCACTGACCGACGAGGACCGCTACGGTCGGACGGCCACCCGCGGCACCATCGAGGTCGACCAACCGACGGCAGTGTACACGGCCCTCGTCCGTTACGTGGCCGACACCGACCCGAATCCGACGATCATGGAAGAGTTGATTCAAGTCGGACTTCCGGTATACGGGAACAGTCCCTTGGATCAAGATTTGGTTGGGAGGCTAGAGGACAGCGAGGCCAAACCGGTACAGCGCTCCCAACAGGAGAAGCAGACTGACCTTCGAAGCGCTATCGAGCACGACGGTCTCGACGACGCCATCGACGACTTGGCAGAGCAACGTCGGGACCAGATTGTGGACCAACGAACGGAGATGCGTGAGCGTCTCAAGGAGTCGGGAGCCGGCGGATGGGCCACCGGCATCGACGACGTGGAAACCGCGAGTACCGACCTGCTGACTGTCACCGTCTACTACCCGAGTGCCTAATCATGAGTGGCCAAGCATCATCTGCCGACGCTGAAATGGACGCCGAACACATCCCGAAGACAGGGTCGACGACGTTCATCACCACCAGTGGTGGCCTCCTCACAGAACAGTTGGTGAGTAAGCTGCGCCAGCGCCAGACAGAAGAATCCGCAGTTCGGCCAGAAACCTTCGCCCTCCCGGAGGAGACGCCTCCTTCGGAGTCCGAGCTGGAAAACGAGATCGGCGAAGCGTGGAATGCTCTCCGTGAACGCTGGGACGAGCTCACGATGAACAACGAGCTGTTCGGGATGGATATCTCGGACGCTCGTAACAAGTGGATTCTCAGACTCTTCCGCGAACTCGGCTTCGAGCCCGTCTTCCAGCGGGAGAATTTGGAAGCAGGGGGCCTCGAAACGAACCTCTCGCATAAGGGCTGGCCTGACGAGGGGATCTCGAACTACGGCGAGATGGAAGGACACCTCGCTCCCGTTCTGCACACGGTCCCACCCGGGCAGCAACTCGACGAGAAACCAGAAGACGCTCCGCGTGGTGCAAAGAGCCCACACGACACACTTCAGGAGTTCCTGAACGCGAGCGACAACCAAGACTCAGTACTTCACGAAGCCGGTTAGTTGAGACGTCTGCTTGCGGAAGGTGTGCTTAGAACCCAGCAAGCAGACAGTAGACTCCATGAGGACCAGATTCTTAACTTCCTCGTCAACACCCTTGACGAGGAAGTTTCGATCACTCTCGGTGAGAACGCTCAGATAACGTCGGAAGAGATCTGTGAGGTCCTCGTCGGCGCGTGCGCCGACGGGACCTCAATCTCGACACTTTGTGAGAATAGTGCTAACTCCCCTCGTGCCAACGCCGTCCTCTATCATCTTCGGACGAAGTTCGAGCTGGAACAGCTCGAACGAGTCGGAAACACACTCCTCCAGCGAGATATTCTCGATGCCCTTCCCAAGCAGGTGGAGGTCGTCGCTGACCTCCACCTGCGTCCCTACTACGGTGACGAAGACGGCACAGAGGGCCTCTACCACTCGGAAGCCAAGCGTGGAACAACCGCATTCCACGCGTACGCGACGCTGTACGCACGCGTGAAGAACAAACGCTACACGCTGGCGGTGCGCCGTCTTGTCGACGGCGACACCGCCAGCAGCGTCCTCGCCGAGTTTCTCGGTATCCTTGACGGCCTTGACCTCGGCGTCAAGGCCGTCTACCTCGATCGAGAATTCTACGACAGCAAGTGTCTCACGCTGCTGCAGGCGCACAACCACGCGTACGTCATCCCGATTATCCGGTGGGGTCAGTCGATCAAGCAAGAACTCTCCGAGGGCTGGAGTCGCGTGATTCACCACGACATGACGGCGAAACTCGACGGTCACAGCTGGACCGTCGAGTTTCCCGTCTACATCGACTGTACCTACCAGAACGGACGATACGACGAACATGGCGTGGCGCGTCACGGCTACGCCGCTGACGCGCCGTTCATCAATTCTCCTCGCGACGCTCGATACCACTACGCGAAACGCTTCGGTATCGAGGCCAGCTACCGACTCTCCGAGCAAACGATTGCGACGACTACGACACAGGATCCGGCGGTACGGCTGCTGTACGTCGTAGTGAGTTTGCTGTTACAGAACGTGTGGCGGTATCTGCACTGGGAGTATGTGGCGACGCCCCGCCGAGGCGGGCGTCGCCTCTGGGAGTGGTCGTATAAGGAGTTCACCAACATGATCCGACGGGCAGCGTGGACGGCCCTCGCGACGCGTCGGGCCGTCCCCGCAAACCGACCGCCGGACGACCGGTTCGTCCGGTAACGACCGATCGAGTACGCCCCTGCGGTGAGTGGCAAGGCTGTCGCGTCGGCGGCGGATCGCCGCCGACAGCGACGATCTTCTCTTGATCTTCCGGTGACCCCCTCGTCAAGATCGATAGTGGAGTCGATTCGACACGGAACTTAAGCTTCAGAGGTGGTTAGCCGAGGAAGTTTCGTGAAGTACTGAGACTGGGCAGTCGTCACGAACGGGCTGACGCTGCGTGTTCTCCGAGACTACTACCACACGTACACGCGGGGGTACGTCGAATTCGACCTCGAGAACATGTTCACCAACCGCAACTATGGGGATTTCCGGGCGCTCTACCGCCTATGTCACGCCTCCCGGTTCATCGAACCTGTATTTGAAGACGATGAAGAGGACGCTATTGAAACTCCACTGGAGCAGCTCTACCAGGTCGCGCTCTCGACAGGCGTGAAGGTTGGTCAAGATCTTCAGGATAACGTTGTCAGTGCACTCGAAACGCTCGGGAATGGATTTCTTACCTCGGAAATCGAAACGGCGCTGGAGGAAGGCGGACAGGATGCTGCGGAGGACTACTACCAGGATTTACTCTACGTCGTTTACCGGCTGCTATTCTTGATGTTTGCCGAACAGAGGGGCATGATGTCTCAGCGTGATAGTCTGTATACGACCGAGTACAGTGTAACTAAGCTCCGAGAAAGGGCAGAAAAACGTGATCAGAACGATCGCAACACGGACATTTGGGAAGGGCTAAAAGCGACGTTTGAGTTGGTCGGCGAGGGTGATAGAGTACTGGGAGTCCCTGGCTACAACGGCGACCTGTTTGACGACGAGAATATAGAATACATTCTAGATGCCGAATGTGCGAACAAGAGTCTCTTGAGTGCAGTCTATGACCTTACTCACATAGAACAGGACGGCTATCGCCAACGAATATCGTACGCTGATTTAGGTGTCGAAGAGATCGGTGCTGTGTATGAGAGTCTGCTGGAGTTTACACCACAATTAGCTGAGACCGTCATTCAACTGGACGACCGGACAATTTCTCCGGACTCATTCTACCTTGATGACCGCGGAATGGACCGCAAAGGCACTGGGAGCTACTATACAGACCCTGGCCTTGTCGATGAGCTCATTCAGAGTTCACTTAAGCCAGTGGTGGAGGACCGGGTTGACGAAGACGCGTCTAGCAAAGTGCAAAAGCAACAGTTGTTGGATATCACTGTTTGCGATCCTGCCTGTGGGAGTGGTGCATTTCTCATTGCTGCCAATAATTTCCTTGGCCAGAAGCTCGCAGAAATTCAGTCTGACTCCCTATATCCAGACGAACGGACCATTAGGCAGGCACGTCGCTCAGTGGTACAACATTGTCTCTATGGAGGGTGTCATAGAAGAGTTCTCACACCGTGATCACGGTACTTCCCGGATTGTCTCCACGTTCGTAGTTGGTGATTGCGACGACGAGGCGAAGGCACAGGGCGAGAAATACCTGCGCCCGTGCGTGGACGCGGCCTCGGGCGTGCGTTCGCCCGAGGCCGCAGTCCTTCACTGATTCGTTGGTTCGTTCGACTCCACTACGGCGGTTGTACGTCTCATCCAACGTGGACTGCTTCAACTGAACGTCCTCGCCGTGTTCGGTGATGCGGTCTTCGACCCTGTACTCAATGTCTTTCGGGTCATCAGCGTTCCGGGCGTTGTATGGAGCGACTGGCACGACCCCTGCGGTCAGCAGGTGGTCGTGCCAGTCGAGCGTGTCGTAGGCGCTGTCACCGACCATCCAGATCGGTGTGGCGACGGCGAGCGCGTCACGCGTGACGCGCATCGCCGTCTCTTCTGGCGCTTGCTTACTCTCGGTGAACTCCGCTCCGATCGGGATCTTTTGCCCGGTCGAGACGATCGTACAGCCGTAGCCGTAGTAGTACTCGTCGTCGGTTGGATCGTAGCACTTTGAGGCGTCTGGATCGGCGGGCATCGCCCTCACGTCTGTTGAATCGATACAGTAGGTCAAGTCGAGCAGGCCGCGCCGGGCGGCCTGCTCGACGAGGTGGTCGAACACCTTGTCAACGACGTGTTCAAGATCGGTGAGAAAGCGATCGACCGCGTCTCTCGACGGCGGTCGATCGAATCCACAGCTCAGCCAGACGACCGTGTTCCGAAGCTCTCGTTCAACGGGACGAATGCCGTAGATGTCCTTGTAGTAGCAGTGGAGAAAGCCACGCATCAGTTCTGGTGGTTCGTGGTCTCGTGTTCGCCCCGTCTTCGCCGGGGCGAACACGTCGAACTCTTCGAGAAACTCGAAAGAGAGGTGCTCGAACAGCGCTAGCGTCTCTGTCTCCACGGCATTGAAGAACGAGTCTACCGAAGGATCATCTTGCAGGGTCGCTGAACTCATCCACCTCAGCGTTCACCCTGCTCTTTGGTGTGCTAATCGTTCTATGACACCCTCTCTATGGTGTAGACCTGAATCCGATGGCCGTTGAGTTAGCGAAAGTCAGCTTATGGATCAATTCGGCAGTTGAAGATAAACCTTTGAGTTTCCTTGATCATCGAATCAAGCAAGGTAACTCATTAATCGGAACGACCCCTGAGTTGATGAGCCAGGGGGTTCCCGTTGATGCGTATGACACTTCGAGCGGACGAGATTGGCACAAAGGTAACGAAATTCGCAGGAGAGTTAGAAAGGAAAATGACAACGTTGATGATCAGCAACAGCAGGTCCGGTTGGATCGTCAATGGGGAGAGGTAGATGACGATT
This Salinigranum marinum DNA region includes the following protein-coding sequences:
- a CDS encoding IS5 family transposase, which codes for MASLRRLARMCRDLAKQHVDDPEVPAAPDGAGGYAKWVQIALILYRVELEKSLRETEDYLNEMPGVLAVFELDEAPHYSSFCRWEQEYRMRDLRRLLRASAEQAGWSGEAAIDASGFQRDQTSYHYRDRANYSFQSMKTTILIDVNSLAIKDVHFTTKKAWDGHIGMQVFRRNAEDLRVLSADANYSWSDLREECRSNSTRPLIKHREQTPLQKAHNARMNEDYNQRWMSETGFSQLKEDDGEKLRSRSWHGQFRELTRKCIVHNLTQAAS
- a CDS encoding site-specific integrase, translating into MVRVDDADDITKCWLSPEELTRLERSAGEDGWEREIAVQLMGRCGLRASEVNYPSDGHLRYSEDGDIWLFEVRGKNTSGGGRKIRDAWMPDRVAEDIHKYSRERGLDSSESWVDVSTPSVRRWVKEAAHAVADNTGEPRWQSVSSHDLRRSWATYHLVERQVDVRTMMSVGGWSDYSAIEPYLAEPTEARIGEAMNV
- a CDS encoding helicase-related protein, which produces MLLADDVGLGKTIEAGLITSELMARNQAERILIITPANLREQWREAMNYFFHIDADIISRRHRKAMEKEIPPGTSPWEHHSKLIVSIDYAKQNSIRNEILSQDWDLVIIDEAHQAAKPHESSPNETVDMQRWDFATEITEHAEHCLLLTATPHNGYSDSFASLLRMLDVGAVSGPRHDPDINRQIAQQHVVQRRRDDVKQWFADAEGDSPFPERDQDEVRVTPTNWETETYDAVREYGDLLMSTAKSSGAKSETLARWSVIHFLKRALSSPEALRQSLKNRQDKLEERLDELDEEDTIQETAGISESMAQANALDNDPGEEYSEEEVGERVERVVAGDRGAIRRELDALDDVLEKAERITKTRDSKLQKLLDETLPNRFQYPRVILFTKYVDTLEYLESQIQESTNDETDVFTLHGSLNEAQRKERFAEFEESSRAVLIATDVISEGMNLQHASNQIIHYELPWNPNRLEQRNGRIDRYGQKEDEVVIRTMVVEDKMDVAVLETLVRKANQIREDYGFSPPYFGDDEGILSLLEDEGIDAGVPQATLEEFGSNTTTARSDSVNAFDDDTLDRIRSESFYGHTEVGLDEVQKRQEETHQRIGGSGTLEEFVKSALNLFNCDYEINVQGYLDIEMTSPRLRGPDIMTEYENVTFDPGKASQSSDTEMLDIAHPLVQRLIEAVKETALTDEDRYGRTATRGTIEVDQPTAVYTALVRYVADTDPNPTIMEELIQVGLPVYGNSPLDQDLVGRLEDSEAKPVQRSQQEKQTDLRSAIEHDGLDDAIDDLAEQRRDQIVDQRTEMRERLKESGAGGWATGIDDVETASTDLLTVTVYYPSA
- a CDS encoding ISH3 family transposase, which translates into the protein MLRTQQADSRLHEDQILNFLVNTLDEEVSITLGENAQITSEEICEVLVGACADGTSISTLCENSANSPRANAVLYHLRTKFELEQLERVGNTLLQRDILDALPKQVEVVADLHLRPYYGDEDGTEGLYHSEAKRGTTAFHAYATLYARVKNKRYTLAVRRLVDGDTASSVLAEFLGILDGLDLGVKAVYLDREFYDSKCLTLLQAHNHAYVIPIIRWGQSIKQELSEGWSRVIHHDMTAKLDGHSWTVEFPVYIDCTYQNGRYDEHGVARHGYAADAPFINSPRDARYHYAKRFGIEASYRLSEQTIATTTTQDPAVRLLYVVVSLLLQNVWRYLHWEYVATPRRGGRRLWEWSYKEFTNMIRRAAWTALATRRAVPANRPPDDRFVR
- a CDS encoding N-6 DNA methylase, whose amino-acid sequence is MFTNRNYGDFRALYRLCHASRFIEPVFEDDEEDAIETPLEQLYQVALSTGVKVGQDLQDNVVSALETLGNGFLTSEIETALEEGGQDAAEDYYQDLLYVVYRLLFLMFAEQRGMMSQRDSLYTTEYSVTKLRERAEKRDQNDRNTDIWEGLKATFELVGEGDRVLGVPGYNGDLFDDENIEYILDAECANKSLLSAVYDLTHIEQDGYRQRISYADLGVEEIGAVYESLLEFTPQLAETVIQLDDRTISPDSFYLDDRGMDRKGTGSYYTDPGLVDELIQSSLKPVVEDRVDEDASSKVQKQQLLDITVCDPACGSGAFLIAANNFLGQKLAEIQSDSLYPDERTIRQARRSVVQHCLYGGCHRRVLTP
- a CDS encoding transposase yields the protein MSSATLQDDPSVDSFFNAVETETLALFEHLSFEFLEEFDVFAPAKTGRTRDHEPPELMRGFLHCYYKDIYGIRPVERELRNTVVWLSCGFDRPPSRDAVDRFLTDLEHVVDKVFDHLVEQAARRGLLDLTYCIDSTDVRAMPADPDASKCYDPTDDEYYYGYGCTIVSTGQKIPIGAEFTESKQAPEETAMRVTRDALAVATPIWMVGDSAYDTLDWHDHLLTAGVVPVAPYNARNADDPKDIEYRVEDRITEHGEDVQLKQSTLDETYNRRSGVERTNESVKDCGLGRTHARGRVHARAQVFLALCLRLVVAITNYERGDNPGSTVITV